TATCGCCCCTTGCCCCTGCAGATATCCCAAAGCTTCCGGAAATTTCGGGCGTCACCTGTCGCATCGCTCAGGCGCGGTACAAGGAATGGGATCGCTGTGACCTCACCTATATCGAATTGAACGAAGGCACATCCGTCGCGGGCGTGCTCACACAAAGCAAATGTCCGTCCACAGAAGTGGAATGGTGCCGCAAAGCCTTGCCCGGCGGCAAGGCAAGAGCACTGGTCGTCAATGCTGGTAACGCCAATGCCTTTACCGGCGCGCGTGGCATGGAGGCGGTGCAACGGATATTATCCCTTTCCAGCAGTCATTTAGGATGCACAGAGGAAGAGATATTCGTGTCCTCTACCGGTGTTATCGGCGAACCTTTGCCCAAAGATCGGGCCGAGGCCGGCTTAAAGGCTGCTTTCACCGCGAAGCCTTGTAGCTGGGAAGAGGCTGCTGCCACGATCATGACCACCGACACCTTTCCCAAAATGGCGACTACAAGCGCAATTGTTGATGGGAAAACGGTATATTTGAATGGTATCGTCAAAGGCTCCGGCATGATTGCACCGGATATGGCGACAATGCTCGGTTACATTTTTACGGATGCGACTGTCGATGCCGGCGTGCTGCAGGAAATGCTGAATGCAGCGACCGCAAAAAGTTTCAACTGCATCACGGTGGACAGTGATACATCGACCAGCGACACTGTTTTGGCCTTCGCTACGGGTCAGCATGACACCCCTGCCCTAACCTCCTTTGAAGACGCCGGGGCTGATGCCTTTCAAGCAGCCCTGAGCGATCTATGTATGCAACTGGCGCATCTCGTAGTCCGCGATGGCGAAGGCGCCAGCAAATTTATCGAAATTGCCGTGACGGGCGCTCAAAGCGACGACAGCGCCAAGCGTATCGCTCTCTCAATCGCCAATTCTCCGCTCGTCAAAACCGCAATTGCTGGAGAAGACGCCAATTGGGGCCGCGTCGTCATGGCGGTTGGCAAAGCCGGCGAACCCGCAGACCGCGACAAGCTGTCCATCGGATTTGGCGGTATCATGGTTGCGCGCGACGGTCTCGTGGTGCCGGATTATGACGAAGCCCCGGTCGCCGAGCACCTGAAGGGCGACG
This DNA window, taken from Parasphingorhabdus litoris DSM 22379, encodes the following:
- the argJ gene encoding bifunctional glutamate N-acetyltransferase/amino-acid acetyltransferase ArgJ, with the translated sequence MSETISPLAPADIPKLPEISGVTCRIAQARYKEWDRCDLTYIELNEGTSVAGVLTQSKCPSTEVEWCRKALPGGKARALVVNAGNANAFTGARGMEAVQRILSLSSSHLGCTEEEIFVSSTGVIGEPLPKDRAEAGLKAAFTAKPCSWEEAAATIMTTDTFPKMATTSAIVDGKTVYLNGIVKGSGMIAPDMATMLGYIFTDATVDAGVLQEMLNAATAKSFNCITVDSDTSTSDTVLAFATGQHDTPALTSFEDAGADAFQAALSDLCMQLAHLVVRDGEGASKFIEIAVTGAQSDDSAKRIALSIANSPLVKTAIAGEDANWGRVVMAVGKAGEPADRDKLSIGFGGIMVARDGLVVPDYDEAPVAEHLKGDVIDISVDIGIGNGKATVWTCDLTHGYISINADYRS